In Zunongwangia profunda SM-A87, the following proteins share a genomic window:
- a CDS encoding LysR substrate-binding domain-containing protein: MNYTLNQLKIFLKITELKSITKASESLHLTQPAVSIQLKNFQDQFDIPLTEVIGRQLYVTPYGEEIAKAAEKILLEVENMKYKSLAFKGKLAGQLTIAVVSTGKYVMPFYLAPFLSKHNGVNLFMDVTNRYQVLEALERNEVDFALVSVLPENLQVEKRTFIDNKLFLFGSPSLIKSVPIKGQIIPENLPLIYREEGSATRQAMEKFISQNKIPVTKKIQLTSNEAVKQAVLAGLGYSIMPIIGLENEIKNNQIQIVPIQKLPIVTSWNLIWLKGKKFSPAAVAYLDFLTKHIESINEANFSWLSSY, encoded by the coding sequence ATGAACTATACTTTAAATCAACTAAAGATATTTTTAAAAATAACGGAGTTAAAAAGTATTACAAAAGCTTCAGAATCGCTGCATCTTACGCAGCCCGCAGTTTCCATTCAGCTAAAAAATTTTCAGGATCAGTTTGACATCCCACTAACCGAAGTTATTGGCAGACAATTATACGTTACCCCTTATGGTGAAGAAATTGCCAAAGCCGCTGAAAAAATTTTATTGGAGGTTGAAAATATGAAGTATAAATCTTTGGCTTTTAAAGGTAAACTGGCTGGACAACTTACTATAGCCGTAGTTTCTACAGGCAAATATGTGATGCCTTTTTATTTAGCTCCCTTTTTAAGCAAACATAATGGTGTCAACCTGTTTATGGATGTAACCAACCGTTATCAGGTATTGGAAGCTTTAGAAAGAAATGAAGTAGATTTTGCTTTGGTTTCTGTACTACCGGAAAATTTACAGGTCGAAAAAAGAACCTTTATAGACAATAAACTTTTCTTGTTTGGTAGTCCTTCTTTAATAAAATCGGTACCGATTAAAGGCCAAATAATTCCTGAAAACTTACCTCTGATTTATAGGGAAGAAGGTTCTGCTACCCGACAGGCTATGGAAAAATTTATAAGTCAGAATAAAATTCCAGTAACCAAAAAAATTCAGCTTACTTCGAACGAAGCGGTAAAACAAGCGGTATTGGCGGGACTGGGCTATAGCATTATGCCTATAATTGGTTTAGAAAATGAAATAAAGAACAACCAGATACAAATTGTACCTATCCAAAAATTACCCATTGTAACCTCATGGAATTTAATCTGGTTAAAAGGCAAAAAATTTTCACCTGCGGCTGTCGCATATTTAGATTTTCTTACCAAACATATTGAAAGTATTAATGAAGCAAATTTTTCCTGGTTATCTAGTTATTAA
- a CDS encoding M14 family metallopeptidase — translation MKNKLLLITFTILSFVNVKAQVKSPSDFLGYELGSQFSRHADVVDYFKYIAEKSPLVTYHTYGKTNERRPLTCAVISTKENLGNIEEIRKNHLRQTGILDGTPTTDKAIVWLSYNVHGNEASSTEASMKTLYNLITEKQDWLKNTIVIIDPCVNPDGRDRYANWYNQVKQTPFSTSQDAAEHYEPWPGGRPNHYLYDLNRDWVWATQVETQSRLKIYNQWMPHIHVDFHEQGINNPYYFAPAAEPFHDIITPFQRDFQTRIGKNNAKYFDKEGWLFFTKESFDLLYPSYGDTYPTYMGAIGMTYEQAGHGRGGLGIKTDQGYILTLKDRIEHHFTTGISTIEMASKNAEELSQEFSNYFSDLDRKYQTFALNGDKDKIDALKELLDRHEIKYSNARSGEKISGYSFTENKDGNLITTHQTLLVSTQQPKGHMVEVLFEPKTKLNDSITYDITAWSLAYAYGLNAVASTKAYSGKSTTETSNINNTVNAEGAGYIAKWNSMKDAEFLAALLKQNVKVRFSELPFSSEGKKFSAGSLIITKSDNKNLEDFNEIVIATANELKRELTIANTSFVTSGPDFGSPDVKLIGNPKIAILRGEGTSSLNYGEIWYFFEQELDYPVTAIGTDYFNRIDLDSYDILIIPEGYYASVLGDNSIKKIQDFVRAGGKMITIGRAVGYFAGKDGFNIKQNHDEENKDDADKPNLTPYSMRQRESIKNNSPGSIVKTTVDNTHPLAFGYDKTYFSLKLGSSNYGILSKGYNVAYMQEPQVVSGFVGSEAYKTLENSVVFAEENMGRGSVIYMVDNPLFRSFWQNGKLFFANALFMVK, via the coding sequence ATGAAGAATAAATTACTCCTAATTACCTTTACGATCCTGAGTTTTGTAAATGTAAAAGCACAGGTAAAATCACCCTCAGATTTTTTAGGATATGAACTTGGAAGCCAATTTTCAAGACATGCCGATGTTGTAGATTATTTTAAATATATCGCAGAAAAATCTCCTTTAGTTACTTATCACACTTACGGTAAAACCAATGAAAGACGACCACTTACCTGTGCCGTGATTTCTACAAAAGAAAATCTTGGAAACATCGAGGAAATCAGAAAAAATCACTTGCGCCAAACCGGCATCTTAGACGGCACTCCCACAACCGATAAAGCCATCGTTTGGTTAAGTTATAACGTGCATGGTAATGAAGCATCTAGTACGGAAGCTTCGATGAAAACCCTTTATAATCTAATTACTGAAAAGCAGGACTGGTTAAAAAACACCATCGTTATTATCGATCCTTGTGTGAATCCCGATGGACGTGATCGTTATGCCAACTGGTATAATCAGGTAAAGCAAACGCCATTTAGTACTTCACAAGATGCTGCTGAACATTACGAGCCATGGCCCGGTGGCAGGCCTAACCATTATTTATACGACCTAAACCGTGATTGGGTTTGGGCCACACAGGTTGAAACACAAAGCCGTTTAAAAATCTATAATCAGTGGATGCCGCATATTCATGTCGATTTTCATGAACAGGGAATTAACAACCCCTATTATTTTGCTCCCGCAGCCGAGCCATTCCATGATATTATTACGCCTTTTCAAAGAGATTTCCAGACAAGAATTGGTAAAAACAACGCTAAATATTTTGATAAAGAAGGATGGTTATTTTTCACTAAAGAAAGTTTTGATTTGCTTTATCCAAGTTATGGTGACACCTATCCAACATATATGGGAGCTATTGGGATGACCTACGAACAGGCAGGTCATGGCCGTGGCGGATTAGGAATCAAAACCGACCAGGGTTATATTTTAACCTTAAAAGACCGAATTGAACACCATTTTACTACAGGAATATCGACCATAGAAATGGCGTCAAAAAATGCAGAAGAACTTTCACAAGAATTCAGTAATTATTTTAGCGATCTTGATAGAAAATATCAAACTTTTGCACTTAATGGCGATAAAGACAAAATTGATGCTTTAAAAGAATTATTAGATCGTCATGAAATTAAATATTCTAACGCCAGATCTGGCGAAAAAATATCAGGGTACAGCTTTACTGAAAACAAAGATGGAAATTTAATCACCACACATCAAACCTTACTGGTGAGCACCCAACAACCAAAAGGACATATGGTTGAAGTACTTTTTGAACCTAAAACAAAATTAAACGACTCGATCACCTATGACATCACGGCATGGAGCTTAGCTTATGCCTATGGTTTAAATGCTGTTGCAAGTACTAAAGCTTATTCCGGAAAAAGTACTACGGAAACATCGAATATAAATAATACAGTAAATGCTGAAGGTGCAGGATATATCGCCAAATGGAATAGCATGAAAGATGCCGAATTTTTAGCGGCTTTATTAAAGCAGAATGTAAAAGTTAGGTTTAGCGAACTTCCTTTTTCTTCGGAAGGGAAAAAATTTAGTGCTGGTAGTTTAATTATTACAAAAAGTGATAATAAAAATCTCGAAGATTTTAATGAAATTGTGATTGCAACCGCAAATGAATTAAAAAGAGAACTGACCATAGCCAATACAAGTTTTGTAACCAGCGGACCCGATTTTGGATCTCCAGATGTAAAATTAATCGGTAATCCTAAAATTGCCATTCTTCGCGGTGAAGGGACTTCTTCCCTTAATTACGGGGAGATCTGGTATTTCTTTGAGCAGGAATTAGATTATCCTGTAACCGCTATCGGTACCGATTATTTTAACCGAATCGATCTTGATTCTTACGATATTTTAATAATTCCGGAAGGTTATTACGCAAGCGTGTTAGGTGACAATTCTATAAAAAAGATACAAGACTTTGTTCGCGCTGGTGGAAAAATGATCACCATTGGAAGAGCTGTTGGTTATTTTGCGGGTAAAGATGGTTTTAATATCAAACAAAATCATGATGAGGAAAATAAAGATGATGCTGATAAGCCGAATCTTACGCCTTACAGCATGAGACAACGAGAAAGCATTAAAAATAATAGTCCAGGAAGTATTGTTAAAACCACAGTTGATAATACGCATCCACTGGCTTTTGGATATGATAAAACGTATTTCAGTCTTAAACTGGGCAGTAGTAATTATGGAATACTTAGCAAAGGTTATAATGTTGCTTATATGCAGGAACCTCAGGTAGTTTCTGGATTTGTAGGAAGCGAAGCCTATAAAACACTTGAGAATTCTGTTGTTTTTGCTGAAGAAAATATGGGGCGCGGTAGCGTAATCTACATGGTAGATAATCCATTATTCAGATCGTTCTGGCAGAATGGTAAATTGTTTTTTGCTAATGCCTTATTTATGGTAAAGTAG
- the bshC gene encoding bacillithiol biosynthesis cysteine-adding enzyme BshC — MPTDCISYSETNYFSKLILDYLEKKEELSPFYHRFPEIGNFEAQIKEKQQSFSSENRKVLVESLKKQYNGVEISDATLDHIEALSKDTTFTITTGHQLNLFTGPLYFLYKIISVINLTKILKKKHPEYDFVPIYWMATEDHDFAEINYFNLNGKKFQWNSTEKGAGIDAVGYLSTEGLKEVFELFSSEIGGGKDAEYLKFLFKNAYLKHSNLTEATRYLANELFKEYGLVIMGAQQPELKKLFIPFAENELLEQRSFKTTKENTEKLSNLGYNVQVNPREINLFYLNNGYRERIIKRDGRFYVHEKQIEWTKEEIIAELHEQPQHFSPNVMMRPLFQEVILPNLCYIGGGGELAYWLELKDYFEAENVPFPMLLLRNSALLQTEKQKEKRKKLDISNKELFLKQHELINRKVRKISNIDIDFSKQKEYLVNQFQEMYDLAQKTDKSFLGAVKAQEVKQLKGLDHLEKRLLKAQKRKLKDEVSRIAALQNQLFPNKSLQERQTNFSEVYAMYGQELLDTLFEHLNPLEQHFKILTFGTK, encoded by the coding sequence ATGCCTACTGATTGTATTTCGTATTCCGAAACCAATTATTTTTCCAAACTTATTTTGGATTACCTGGAAAAGAAGGAAGAATTATCGCCATTTTATCATCGATTTCCTGAAATTGGAAATTTTGAAGCTCAAATTAAAGAAAAGCAACAAAGTTTTTCTTCGGAAAATAGAAAGGTTTTGGTAGAAAGCCTTAAGAAACAATACAACGGAGTTGAAATTTCTGATGCTACCTTGGACCATATTGAAGCACTTTCTAAAGACACTACATTTACCATCACCACCGGACATCAACTAAATTTGTTTACCGGGCCGCTGTATTTTTTATATAAGATCATTTCAGTAATCAATCTTACTAAAATCCTTAAAAAGAAGCATCCGGAATATGATTTTGTCCCGATTTACTGGATGGCTACTGAAGATCATGATTTTGCTGAAATTAATTATTTTAATTTAAACGGGAAGAAATTTCAATGGAATTCTACAGAAAAAGGTGCGGGTATCGATGCGGTAGGTTATTTATCAACGGAAGGCCTGAAGGAGGTTTTTGAACTGTTTTCCTCAGAAATTGGGGGTGGTAAGGATGCTGAATATTTGAAATTCTTGTTTAAAAATGCCTATTTAAAACACAGCAATTTAACTGAGGCAACACGTTATCTGGCCAATGAGCTTTTTAAAGAATATGGGCTAGTCATTATGGGCGCACAACAACCCGAGCTTAAAAAATTGTTTATACCTTTTGCTGAAAATGAATTGCTTGAGCAACGCTCTTTTAAAACAACTAAAGAAAACACCGAAAAATTATCCAATCTAGGCTATAATGTACAGGTGAATCCGCGTGAAATCAACCTTTTCTATTTAAATAATGGGTATCGTGAACGTATTATAAAACGAGACGGAAGATTTTATGTACACGAGAAGCAAATAGAATGGACTAAAGAGGAGATTATTGCTGAATTGCATGAGCAACCGCAGCATTTTAGCCCAAACGTGATGATGCGACCACTTTTTCAGGAAGTTATTTTGCCTAACTTATGTTATATCGGTGGTGGCGGCGAATTGGCTTACTGGCTGGAATTAAAAGATTATTTTGAAGCTGAAAACGTGCCTTTCCCGATGCTACTGCTGCGAAATTCAGCCTTACTACAAACCGAAAAGCAAAAAGAAAAGCGGAAGAAATTAGATATTTCTAATAAAGAACTTTTTTTAAAGCAGCACGAATTAATCAACAGAAAAGTTCGTAAAATATCGAATATCGATATTGATTTCAGCAAACAAAAGGAATATTTGGTAAATCAGTTTCAAGAAATGTACGATTTAGCTCAAAAAACCGATAAATCTTTTCTTGGTGCAGTGAAGGCCCAGGAAGTAAAACAATTAAAAGGATTAGATCATCTGGAAAAACGATTGCTGAAAGCGCAAAAACGAAAATTAAAAGATGAGGTAAGCCGAATCGCAGCTTTACAAAATCAACTTTTCCCCAATAAGAGTTTACAAGAGCGACAAACCAATTTTTCTGAAGTTTATGCCATGTACGGTCAGGAGCTTTTAGATACACTTTTTGAGCATTTAAATCCTTTAGAACAACATTTTAAAATTCTCACTTTTGGAACAAAATAA
- a CDS encoding pyridoxal phosphate-dependent decarboxylase family protein, translating to MHTIDMDLVEMTLDVMKYTIDRISNITPELGAPKKEEELLRIVGETITPNGIGGENAFKLFKDVLVKACVPIDHPRHLAFVPAAPTRAAIMFDLVTSASSIHGAYWMEGAGGIFCENQAMKWLVSLTGLPETAFGVFTSGGTAANLSAMVAAREEWRRRSSDNVSVRGLLLTSDGAHSSVQAMAKVIDADVVMIDNHDERITGAELRRAIEELEEKDRKRLFAVVATGGTTNAGIIDELDSIASVCEQENVWFHVDCAYGGGALAANSVRNLFNGIEKADSITIDPHKWLFSPYDCGAVIYKDLKHAKNAHSQKGAYLEIFKDEGAQGFNPADYQIQLTRRVRGMPLWFSLAMHGTDKYKQAIERGIELAKIAENKINESEHVEVVRPSSLSVVLFRRKDWTPDQYKDWTYKNHNSGFALVTPTTWKKETVARFCFINPDTTEDDIDKILASMK from the coding sequence ATGCATACGATAGATATGGATCTGGTAGAAATGACGCTAGACGTTATGAAATATACCATAGATCGTATCTCGAATATAACACCAGAGCTTGGCGCTCCTAAAAAGGAAGAAGAATTATTACGAATTGTAGGGGAGACCATCACACCCAATGGAATTGGTGGGGAGAATGCCTTTAAACTTTTTAAAGATGTTCTGGTAAAGGCCTGTGTGCCTATTGATCATCCAAGGCATTTAGCTTTTGTTCCTGCAGCACCAACCCGGGCAGCTATTATGTTCGATTTGGTAACCTCGGCTTCCAGTATTCATGGCGCATATTGGATGGAAGGTGCCGGTGGAATTTTTTGTGAAAACCAGGCGATGAAATGGCTGGTTTCTCTTACCGGTTTGCCGGAAACCGCATTTGGGGTTTTTACCAGTGGCGGTACGGCAGCAAATCTCTCGGCTATGGTTGCGGCAAGGGAAGAATGGCGAAGAAGATCTTCAGATAATGTAAGTGTACGCGGATTGCTATTAACTTCAGATGGGGCACATAGTTCGGTACAGGCTATGGCTAAGGTTATTGATGCCGATGTAGTGATGATCGATAATCACGATGAAAGGATCACTGGCGCAGAACTTCGTAGAGCGATTGAAGAGCTTGAAGAAAAAGATAGAAAACGTTTATTTGCGGTTGTGGCTACCGGAGGAACAACCAATGCCGGAATAATAGATGAACTGGATTCTATAGCTAGTGTTTGCGAACAGGAAAATGTTTGGTTTCATGTAGACTGTGCTTACGGTGGTGGTGCTTTAGCAGCAAATTCAGTTCGAAATTTATTTAACGGTATCGAAAAAGCCGATAGCATTACGATAGATCCTCATAAATGGCTTTTTTCTCCCTATGATTGTGGGGCGGTAATTTATAAGGATTTAAAACATGCCAAAAATGCCCATTCTCAAAAAGGAGCGTATTTAGAAATTTTTAAAGATGAAGGGGCACAGGGCTTTAATCCAGCAGATTATCAAATTCAATTAACACGTCGTGTACGCGGTATGCCTTTGTGGTTTTCTTTGGCCATGCACGGAACAGATAAATATAAGCAGGCCATTGAACGAGGTATTGAGCTTGCTAAAATTGCTGAGAACAAAATAAATGAAAGCGAGCATGTTGAGGTGGTGCGACCTTCCAGCTTATCAGTGGTTTTATTTAGAAGAAAAGACTGGACGCCAGATCAATATAAAGACTGGACCTATAAAAATCACAATTCTGGTTTCGCATTGGTTACGCCAACCACCTGGAAAAAAGAAACAGTAGCGCGTTTCTGCTTTATCAATCCAGATACAACGGAAGACGATATCGATAAGATCCTAGCATCGATGAAATAG
- a CDS encoding proton-conducting transporter transmembrane domain-containing protein produces the protein MNANKKSTGLFSLANLVLWALFAANLLFIIISYSNLPEWKFGGIIYINSFSFLIWTVVLFFAALITSYSKNYLVGFKFRRSFILNCLGFTLSVISLVMANHILLFLGCWVFMGVFMANLIGVNKDWPEAKAAASYAQKFFLLGSFCLGVGLLILSWYTKQYTVVKISEQVEDLPLFAKIGAALALILAAIIQSAIFPFQRWLMSVMTSPTPASALMHAGFVNGGGILLAFFSSLLFASNTLTILFVVGGITAVTAQFTKLLQVNVKQKLACSTIAQMGFMIMQCGLGFFNAAVAHLILHGFYKAYLFLSAGEEIKKSEPSSRLKIKIKAAEAFAVLIFGSLGAILFSLLTGKGKSADSGIILTLVVAITVGQVAYNIFKEKSLTTYQKVFYPTLMFVLGIVLYAGLYNAVTYLMHPLPLTDNPVDISWVHIVFGIVFLIGFFLMKLGAYQKYPWLYLRLINDSQPYHKTIFNSKNN, from the coding sequence GTGAACGCAAACAAAAAATCTACGGGCCTTTTTTCATTAGCAAACCTGGTGCTTTGGGCACTTTTTGCGGCTAATCTGTTATTTATAATTATTTCTTACTCTAACTTACCGGAATGGAAATTTGGAGGGATTATTTATATCAATAGTTTTAGTTTTCTAATCTGGACAGTTGTATTATTCTTTGCGGCACTTATCACTAGCTATTCCAAAAATTACCTGGTAGGATTTAAATTTAGGAGAAGTTTTATTTTAAATTGTTTGGGCTTTACACTTTCAGTTATAAGTCTGGTTATGGCTAATCATATCCTCCTGTTTTTAGGCTGTTGGGTGTTTATGGGAGTTTTTATGGCCAATTTAATAGGTGTTAATAAAGATTGGCCAGAGGCCAAAGCGGCTGCAAGTTACGCGCAGAAATTTTTTCTTTTAGGTTCTTTTTGCCTTGGGGTTGGATTACTTATATTGTCGTGGTACACGAAGCAATATACCGTCGTAAAAATAAGCGAGCAGGTAGAAGATTTACCTTTATTTGCCAAAATTGGTGCAGCCTTAGCCTTAATATTAGCAGCCATTATTCAATCAGCCATATTTCCGTTTCAGCGTTGGTTAATGTCGGTGATGACTTCACCTACGCCGGCTTCAGCTTTAATGCACGCCGGCTTTGTGAATGGAGGCGGAATTTTACTGGCCTTCTTTTCAAGCTTGCTTTTTGCTTCTAACACCTTAACGATCCTTTTTGTGGTAGGCGGTATTACCGCAGTTACGGCGCAGTTTACCAAGTTACTTCAGGTGAATGTGAAACAAAAATTAGCTTGTTCTACCATCGCGCAAATGGGATTTATGATTATGCAATGCGGTTTGGGATTTTTTAATGCTGCCGTGGCGCATCTTATTTTACATGGCTTTTACAAGGCTTATCTATTTCTTTCAGCAGGTGAAGAAATTAAAAAAAGTGAACCTTCTTCAAGATTAAAAATAAAAATAAAAGCAGCAGAGGCGTTTGCGGTACTAATTTTTGGAAGTTTGGGTGCCATTCTGTTTTCTTTGTTAACAGGTAAAGGTAAAAGTGCAGATAGCGGAATTATTTTAACACTGGTTGTGGCCATAACGGTTGGTCAAGTAGCTTATAACATTTTTAAAGAGAAGAGTTTGACAACCTATCAAAAAGTATTTTATCCCACACTCATGTTTGTGTTGGGTATCGTTTTGTATGCAGGGCTTTATAATGCGGTTACCTACTTAATGCATCCATTACCACTAACCGATAATCCTGTAGATATTTCTTGGGTCCATATCGTTTTTGGAATTGTATTTTTAATTGGCTTTTTCTTAATGAAACTAGGGGCTTACCAAAAATATCCCTGGCTTTATCTAAGATTAATCAATGATTCGCAACCCTATCATAAAACTATTTTCAATTCAAAAAATAATTAG
- a CDS encoding DUF2309 domain-containing protein, with translation MKTTEWKKSLEEISKIVDKTSPLYAYITSNQLSGFEEYHFKEAVSRASTFYNAHGYPNAEVFREALDSRELYSAELENLLIENGYQDSIEAYLKILGQVSAIKEQPDNLKLNRLMLKWLSIFMDEGVAEWPMPNREKGFYKAWLGLAKYDKDYQIYKDTPQTATAALDQLFQNFSKEEVQNSIEFHLTSLPGWVGYIKQRQTSDSGWRKKAPITILEYLAVRLTIAEKLNLLIDVAPAFETANEQQELSYLFLKAWEISWQKELTEKYIHNRVPETNNNIPDAQMVFCIDTRSELIRRKIEETDNYETFGYAGFFGIAMDYKSTEDGLTRKSCPPILNSAYKVSYDVKPGKETQAKAYKKQLKKIKFKNYFFKRLKNMLPSAFGYVEGTGILYGLSLLGRTLLPAKYHKLMNGDKIASEKSYEPKLAKKEHKHDISLEEKVSLVKATFDLTGWKIFAPVIIFTGHGSHTSNNPFASSLDCGACAGNPGRHNARTLASIANEKEVRLALKNNFGIDIPENTIFLGAEHNTVTDEIEIFDTEFAPNHKEALLKITENLKQAQLEASRERLGSEKESLKLAHKKSHNWSETRPEWGLAKNASFIIGPRGLTKGLNLNGRCFLQSYDWKTDKDGTALSAIMQGPMVVTQWINNHYYFSTVDNEKFGAGSKITHNITGKFGVMQGNGSDLTKGLPLQSLKRSDSEMYHQPLRLSVVIETPTNRVEKILEEQPHLKNLLDNEWIYLLVINPEENREIKRYAPGLNWENLDNNSTTDDVKLAV, from the coding sequence GTGAAAACAACTGAATGGAAAAAATCCCTGGAAGAAATCTCTAAAATCGTAGATAAAACTTCGCCATTATATGCTTATATAACCTCCAATCAACTTTCAGGTTTTGAGGAATATCATTTTAAGGAAGCCGTAAGCAGAGCTTCCACATTTTATAATGCGCATGGATATCCTAATGCCGAAGTATTCAGGGAAGCACTGGATAGCAGAGAACTTTATAGTGCTGAATTAGAGAATTTATTAATAGAAAATGGCTATCAGGATTCTATAGAAGCTTATCTAAAGATTCTTGGTCAGGTTTCAGCAATAAAAGAACAGCCGGATAACTTAAAACTAAATAGATTAATGCTCAAGTGGCTTTCTATTTTTATGGATGAAGGCGTGGCAGAATGGCCTATGCCCAACAGGGAAAAGGGTTTTTATAAAGCCTGGTTAGGTTTAGCCAAATACGACAAGGACTATCAAATATATAAAGATACGCCACAAACAGCTACTGCAGCTTTAGACCAATTATTTCAGAATTTTTCTAAAGAAGAGGTACAAAATAGCATTGAGTTTCATTTAACCAGTCTGCCGGGATGGGTGGGGTATATCAAACAACGCCAAACTTCAGACTCGGGATGGAGAAAAAAAGCGCCCATTACTATTTTGGAGTACTTGGCGGTTAGGCTTACGATTGCAGAAAAATTAAACTTACTTATAGATGTAGCACCTGCTTTTGAAACTGCCAATGAACAACAGGAACTGTCTTATTTGTTTCTAAAAGCCTGGGAAATAAGCTGGCAAAAAGAGCTTACTGAAAAATATATCCATAATCGAGTGCCTGAAACAAACAATAACATACCAGATGCACAAATGGTGTTTTGTATCGATACACGGTCTGAACTGATAAGAAGAAAAATTGAAGAAACAGACAATTATGAAACATTTGGATATGCAGGTTTCTTTGGCATCGCAATGGATTATAAAAGCACTGAAGATGGTTTAACAAGAAAATCCTGCCCTCCAATTCTGAATTCTGCTTACAAGGTTTCTTATGATGTAAAACCAGGAAAAGAGACTCAGGCAAAAGCTTATAAAAAGCAACTCAAAAAAATCAAGTTTAAAAACTATTTCTTTAAAAGATTGAAAAATATGCTGCCTTCTGCCTTTGGGTATGTAGAGGGGACAGGAATTCTTTATGGTTTGTCTTTGCTTGGTAGAACCTTGCTACCTGCCAAATACCATAAACTAATGAACGGTGATAAGATAGCTTCAGAAAAAAGCTACGAGCCTAAACTGGCAAAAAAGGAGCATAAACACGATATTTCTTTAGAAGAAAAAGTAAGCCTTGTAAAAGCCACTTTTGATTTAACCGGTTGGAAAATCTTTGCTCCCGTTATCATTTTTACCGGTCACGGTAGTCACACTTCTAATAATCCATTTGCTTCCAGTTTAGATTGCGGTGCCTGTGCAGGAAACCCTGGAAGGCACAATGCACGGACTTTAGCCTCTATTGCTAATGAAAAAGAAGTAAGGTTAGCATTAAAAAATAATTTTGGAATCGATATACCGGAAAACACAATATTTCTGGGAGCCGAGCATAATACGGTTACCGATGAAATAGAGATTTTTGATACCGAATTTGCTCCAAATCATAAAGAAGCACTTTTGAAAATAACTGAAAATCTGAAGCAGGCACAATTAGAAGCGAGCCGCGAACGACTGGGAAGCGAAAAAGAGAGTTTAAAGTTAGCTCACAAAAAATCACATAACTGGTCGGAAACCAGACCTGAATGGGGCTTGGCCAAAAATGCTAGTTTTATCATTGGCCCAAGGGGACTTACCAAAGGGCTCAATTTAAACGGGAGATGTTTTCTGCAATCTTACGATTGGAAAACCGATAAAGACGGAACTGCTTTATCTGCAATCATGCAAGGACCTATGGTGGTTACCCAATGGATTAATAATCACTATTACTTTAGCACAGTAGACAATGAAAAATTTGGTGCAGGCTCTAAAATTACCCATAATATAACCGGCAAGTTTGGGGTGATGCAGGGGAATGGAAGTGATTTAACCAAAGGTTTACCCTTGCAATCTTTAAAGCGTAGTGATTCAGAGATGTATCATCAGCCTTTACGATTATCGGTCGTAATTGAAACACCTACGAATAGGGTAGAAAAGATTTTAGAAGAACAACCTCACTTAAAAAACTTACTGGATAACGAATGGATTTACTTACTGGTAATCAATCCTGAAGAAAACCGTGAAATAAAGCGTTATGCTCCTGGTTTAAACTGGGAAAACCTGGATAACAATTCGACAACTGACGATGTAAAACTTGCTGTTTAA